The region GCAGACTTTGGCCTCTCCAAGATTGTTTGGGATAACCAGACCATGACGCCATGCGGTACTGTTGGTTATACCGCTCCCGAAATCGTCAAGGATGAGCGGTACTCAAAGTCAGTTGATATGTGGGCGCTTGGCTGTGTGCTTTACACCATGTTGTGCGGTTTCCCGCCATTCTACGACGAGAGTATCGAGGTGCTCACCGAGAAGGTTGCCAAGGGGCAATACACTTTCCTCTCCCCTTGGTGGGATGACATTAGCAAGTCGGCCCAGGATTTGATCTCACATCTTCTCTGCGTCGATCCCGAGCAGCGATACACCATCAAGGAGTTCTTGGCTCATCCCTGGATTCGCGAGTCTGGTCCTACACCACGTGACGAGAAGAAGTCGGCCATGTCGTCAGACGGTGTTTTGAGGGCGTTCGATGCCACCAAGCTTGTGGACGGCGACAAGCGCTACGACTTCCGCTCGCCTGCTGCGGTCAATCTGCGTGAGGTGTTTGATGTTGGATACGCAGTCCACagacaggaagaagagggcaAAAGAAGGAAGCAAATTGGAGGAAAGGCTGGCGTTGATCGCCTTGCCGAGCTGGATGAAGATgctgagatggaggaggcacCTGCAGGCTCGACTCAGCAAATCGAGCAAAGCATGCGCAACACTCAGATTAAGGATCACGAGCAGCGCGGGCGCGATCGATCTCGGaaaccccatcctccgccTGCCGCGGCTGAGCAGAAGGGTTATGGTCAGCATTCGGCTActgtcgccgccgccgcaagACAGCAAGTTCGCGAACGTCAACGACAGAAGGGTGTTTTCGAGTTGAACCTTGATGGAGCTACATTATTGGGACGTCGCGGTGCAAAGCCTGCGACTCGGGTGGCGTAGAGAGCTCCGGAGCACGAGGATGTCCGCGGGGAGGATAGGTTGCAGACAGGCGACGGCAGCGTCAGCCCTTCTGTGCGGCCAGAGGAACTTCCAACACCAATGTTGGAGGTGCCACCAGAGGTTGAGTTCTCTGCTAATGACCTCAAGGCCTTGGCAGAGACTGTCAGCATCAATGTGAGGGATGGCAGCGAAGGCAATTCGAGGGAGTAACATGGGTTATGGAGTTATGCGTCGGTGGGACTGGAAGTGGTGCATTTCTGGGAAAGCGTGTGACGGGTAGACACTCTAGGAGGACATGGGCTTCAAGTACAGCCCGGGTGCTCTCTTCTCTGCATCaatttcttctttttttcaggCAGTGCATTGCGGTTTCGGTGTAGTGTAAAGGTACCCTATATGAGAGATATCATGGGCGGTGTTAGCGGCAATCGTTCTTAGTTTACTGTCAATACTTCAAAACTCACTGGATCATTTTGTTGTGACACATGATGAGCTCTCCGTTCAATGACCACCACATGGCTTCTTGGAGTTCCGAGTGTGGTACCCCAGATCTCTTGTCTCGGACAGTCCTCAATATCGATCAAAGGGGGTTTTACCCGAAACCATGTCTCATTTGGATCCATGGCAGTAGAACAATGGGTGGATGCAGGGATTCACATGTTAATGGAACACCATTCCGTTCCTGTGCCCTCTCGTCTTCCATTTGGGAGAATTTCATGCTCTAAATACCTTGGTCCATTCCACGAAAGTGAAACGAAATTGTCACTACTGCCTCTCAACAACCCTGAAATTCCTACTGTGAAACGTTGACAGGCGACAATCGACTGGCGATTCCAGTCAGAACTCCTTCGTGGATGTGCATTTGTAGAGGTTCTTTCATGTATATATCTTCTTGGGGATCTTCTCCTGTCGAGAACTGTCTAACCAGATCCCCACCGTTTCTTTACTCGTCTCCAGCTTACACCTACTTCCTGATCACTCACCGTTGCCATGGCTGACTTAACTAACACCTTCCCagccttctccctcgccggGGTTGCCAATGCAAATGGCTACTGCAGTCTCGCTCTGGCAGAGGCGGTACTAGGATGCGGGACCCTTGATATAGATCTGGGGGGCAGCTCGTTCAGGGCTGATATTCTGCCTGACAGAATCATCATCTCTGCTACTGAACcgctcgaggaggatgcttTTCGTGCAGAGGGTAGCTCCACCACCGAGACTACCGAGACGACAAGCAGTGCGACAGGCGTTTCTTCTTTGGTATACCGATTCGCACGACCAGCTGGTCCGGGTGGGCTGTTGTGGGCGCTTGACCTGCAGCAGGCCTCTATGTCGACGATTCGATCGACTGTGACATCTACCCGGACGAGCACGAGGACTTCGAAGTCGACTTCTACTTCTACCTCGACTAGGACTTCGACCAGGCCGACGACTTCGACTTTGACGGTTAGGGCTACTTCGACATCTACTGCCAGGTCTACATCTATTTCTGCCGCTAGGTCCGCCGCAATTAGATCTACTTCAACATCAATCTCGAGGTCCACTTCCACCTCGACATCACGATCTACCTTGACACCAAGGCCATCCACCACGTCAACGTCTATTCCAACTGTCAGGTCAGCGTCTACTTCGACCGTGAGgccaaccacaaccatcaGATCAACTTCGACCCCCACAAGAACCTCGACCAGGACCTCCACGTCCACCTCGACATCCACCTTAACTCGGAGATTCCCCTTTCTGACAATCGGCAGAAGTGCCGCTTCGTCAACCGTTGCACCCACAGCCATCACCGGCCCCAATTTCCCTGGCGCCCCTCGCTTCCCTCCAGGAAGAACACTCCAtacctcgtcctcctcctcttctcctgcaACCGTTCCCGTAACACCGCCCGTCTCCCCAACACGACTCCCCGCTCAAGATCTCCTATCCCTCCACGGGgtcctcaacaccatcctcgGCCGACGCTCCTACCGCGCCAAGGGACAAGACAAGGACGAACCCGAGCTCTACACCCCCaaaggcagcagcaacctcccCGGCCCCATCTCTCCTGCCACTCAGGCCGAGGGCGACCAGCCCGATCTGGCCAACAATGCCACCGAACTCATCTCCTCGTCTTTGCCCCCGGCCTGGCGTGTCCAagctcctcgacatcaacatcgACTTGTCGCGCATCAACATCGATCTTGACGTTTATCTCGGCATTCTTGGCGGTTCGGCTTCTTcgtctggtggtggtggtggtcttgtcTCTGGTTTGCTTGATGGGATTCTCGGTCGGCGGGAACTGAAGGCAaaggctgaggagaaggctggggaggcgagggaaaGGGCTGAGGAGCTCAGGGACCGTCTCAGGGCTGATGCTcgggagaaaaaaaggagcgGGTGTTGGAGAAGACGTATGAGGCTAGGTGTGGTGCTGTTCTTGCTGTTCCCACTGCTGTCTCGTCAGCTGCCTCCTTCGGCAACAAGCACCGgggctgctcctcctcctcgtcctgcCAAGGGTAATAACCGGCTGAGTCGGCCTGAGGTGCCAGCGGGGGAGGTCACTGAGACGGCTGTTACTGTTGAGGAGGTcagtgaggaggttgtggcGGAGGAGTGTATTCTGACGTGTGAGCGGGCGTCGGTGAAGGCGAGTGTCGAGGCTGGGGAAGTGAGGGGGTGTCTTGGGGTTAcggtgacgaggagggcgagggtggatAATTGTGTGTATTTTGTTggtggggtggaggtggtggatttggaggttgtgttgttgattgaggaggaggttcagGGTGGTAagttgggtgaggaggtggacgaggacgaggacgaggacgaggatctGAGGAGCGATTCTTTTGTTCCTGTTGGGAGGGTTAGGAGGGAGTAGGATTTCTTTATGATGAGGTGGGCGATGTGAAGATATCTCTGTTTTGGGTCGATTTTTCCTATGTTGAAGTAATTGAAGGAGGCTTTGTTTTGGGAGTCTTTGGGTTTGGAAATGCAAAGGGTAATGGATAGGTTGAATAACGATATCATTAGCATCTTTGTCGTTGAGACCTGTGGAGCCATGTTGCAGTTGCCCCTGTCGAGCATGGAACCGAAGAAATCAGGGTCCAGGGATCTGACTATTTGGGCATGGATCACCACAATCTGCAACTACAACAAGGCAAACGACATAATTTTGGGCAGATCAAGGAAAATTCCATGTTTTCTGCTTGGAATCTCGTGTTTGGAGGCAACATATACCTAAGAGATTGCCAACAGTCTTTGCACTTCTTGTTGC is a window of Podospora pseudopauciseta strain CBS 411.78 chromosome 1, whole genome shotgun sequence DNA encoding:
- the srk1 gene encoding MAPK-activated protein kinase Srk1 (COG:T; EggNog:ENOG503NUAK), whose protein sequence is MSTIQQLKNFIRHGKQARAANADDSARTKHEHSPPHSQAHAKQHNMAPAVSEPVYGAGAPRQNHVDAYSTAGDAQNRVAQAGHVAAHHVEPAQGVSSKTKKRVPDENIAKLVAEENADKNKLPRYQGLERWQLVEKMGDGAFKQQASPSGFQAKGSQSSREVQIMKQLDHPNIVKLIDFSESQHYYFIILELAPGGELFHQIVRLTYFSEELSRHVIVQVAKALEHLHEEKGIVHRDIKPENILFSPIPMVPSKHPKPKQPGDEDKVDEGEFIKGVGAGGIGQIKIADFGLSKIVWDNQTMTPCGTVGYTAPEIVKDERYSKSVDMWALGCVLYTMLCGFPPFYDESIEVLTEKVAKGQYTFLSPWWDDISKSAQDLISHLLCVDPEQRYTIKEFLAHPWIRESGPTPRDEKKSAMSSDGVLRAFDATKLVDGDKRYDFRSPAAVNLREVFDVGYAVHRQEEEGKRRKQIGGKAGVDRLAELDEDAEMEEAPAGSTQQIEQSMRNTQIKDHEQRGRDRSRKPHPPPAAAEQKGYGQHSATVAAAARQQVRERQRQKGVFELNLDGATLLGRRGAKPATRVA
- a CDS encoding hypothetical protein (COG:S; EggNog:ENOG503PFTQ), with product MCICRAFSLAGVANANGYCSLALAEAVLGCGTLDIDLGGSSFRADILPDRIIISATEPLEEDAFRAEGSSTTETTETTSSATGVSSLVYRFARPAGPGGLLWALDLQQASMSTIRSTVTSTRTSTRTSKSTSTSTSTRTSTRPTTSTLTVRATSTSTARSTSTPTRTSTRTSTSTSTSTLTRRFPFLTIGRSAASSTVAPTAITGPNFPGAPRFPPGRTLHTSSSSSSPATVPVTPPVSPTRLPAQDLLSLHGVLNTILGRRSYRAKGQDKDEPELYTPKGSSNLPGPISPATQAEGDQPDLANNATELISSSLPPAWRLLDINIDLSRINIDLDVYLGILGGSASSSGGGGGLVSGLLDGILGRRELKAKAEEKAGEARERAEELRDRLRADAREKKRSGCWRRRMRLGVVLFLLFPLLSRQLPPSATSTGAAPPPRPAKGNNRLSRPEVPAGEVTETAVTVEEVSEEVVAEECILTCERASVKASVEAGEVRGCLGVTVTRRARVDNCVYFVGGVEVVDLEVVLLIEEEVQGGKLGEEVDEDEDEDEDLRSDSFVPVGRVRRE